Within the Miscanthus floridulus cultivar M001 chromosome 2, ASM1932011v1, whole genome shotgun sequence genome, the region CTTTGGATGTGAGCTTGGTGCGCAGTCCAAATTTGATGAGAAGACAGGGATTTCCTTGGTTAATGGGGCTCATGATACTGCAAAGCTGGCTGGTCTCCTTGAGGTATTCATCAAGAAGTATGTCCAGTGTTATGGATGTGGGAATCCTGAGACTGAGATTCTCATCTCAAAGACACAGATGATATCACTGAAATGTGCAGCCTGTGGGTTTGTCTCGGATGTTGACATGAGGGACAAGCTCACAACCTTCATCCTGAAAAACCCACCAGAACAGAAGAAGGGAGGAAAAGACAAGAAGGCCATGAGGAGAGCTGAGAAGGAACGCCTGAAGGAAGGTGAGGCTGCTGATGAGGAGCAGAAGAAACTGAAGAAGGATgcaaagaagaagggtggtgcaTCTTCCAAGGAGTCCACTGCCAAGAGTTCGAAGAAGAAGGCTACTGCTGCTGGCTCTGATGAGGACCACTCAACCTCTCCAACTCGCAGCCGTGATGGTGACCATGCAGCTGCAgatgaggaagaggatgatgatgatgtccagtgGCAGACTGACACTTCTATCGAGGCTGTGAAGCAGCGCATGCAGGAGCAGCTGAGTGCAGCAACTGCTGAAATGGTGATGCTGTCCACTGAGGAGACTGAGAAGAAGAAACAGGCAACCCACAGAGATGGCACTGCTAATGGTTCAGCAAAAGAAATACCTGATGAGAAACCTGCTGTCACTAAGCCTAGTCCCTATGAAGaactggttggagacatcaaggcTAGCCTGGGAAGTGCTCCTATCCCTACCCAGCTGAAGGCTGTGCTGGCCTCCTCAACCCTTCCTCCCCAGGATGTGATGAATGCTCTCCTCGAGTCTCTCTTTGATGGTGTGGGCAAGGGATTCGCGAAGGAGGTTGTGAAGAACAAGAAGTACCTTGCTGTTGCTGTTCCAGATGAGGGTGCCCAGACGCTGTTGGTTCAGGCCATTGAGGCTTTTGGCGGCAAGTGCAGCCCTGAGGCACTGAAGGAGGTCCCAGTCGTCCTGAAAGCCCTGTACGATGGAGATATCCTGGAGGAAGAAACCATCGTGGACTGGTACAATGCTGCTGTTGCAGCTGGAAAGGACTCCCAGGTCGTCAAGAACGCCAAGCCCTTCGTTGAGTGGCTCCAGAGCGCCGAGTCTGAGGAAGAGGACGATGAGTGAAGAGATGACGCTGCTCTACTGCTGCTCAT harbors:
- the LOC136540818 gene encoding eukaryotic translation initiation factor 5-like, with the protein product MALQNIGASNKDDAFYRYKMPRMITKIEGRGNGIKTNIVNMVDIAKALARPSSYTTKYFGCELGAQSKFDEKTGISLVNGAHDTAKLAGLLEVFIKKYVQCYGCGNPETEILISKTQMISLKCAACGFVSDVDMRDKLTTFILKNPPEQKKGGKDKKAMRRAEKERLKEGEAADEEQKKLKKDAKKKGGASSKESTAKSSKKKATAAGSDEDHSTSPTRSRDGDHAAADEEEDDDDVQWQTDTSIEAVKQRMQEQLSAATAEMVMLSTEETEKKKQATHRDGTANGSAKEIPDEKPAVTKPSPYEELVGDIKASLGSAPIPTQLKAVLASSTLPPQDVMNALLESLFDGVGKGFAKEVVKNKKYLAVAVPDEGAQTLLVQAIEAFGGKCSPEALKEVPVVLKALYDGDILEEETIVDWYNAAVAAGKDSQVVKNAKPFVEWLQSAESEEEDDE